GACCTCAAGGACATTCTCACGCCCGCAAACTTCACCAACGACCCAACCATCAAGATCGAGTCCGGTTTCTATGACTTGTACACCAAGAAAGAAGACGCGTGCAGCTACTGCTCCTTCTCGGCGCGTGAACAGATCTTATCTGAGGTGAAACGTCTTGTGCAGTATTACAAAGACGAAGAACTCAGCATAACCATAACAGGGCATAGTCTGGGTGCTGCTTTGGCCGTACTAAGCGCTTACGACATAGCGGAACTCAAACTGAACGTGATCGAAAACGGTGATGTAACGGCCAAGATTCCCGTAACGGTTTTCTCGTTTGCGGGGCCCAGGGTTGGGAATCTGAAATTCAAAGAACGGTGCGAGGAGCTTGGGGTGAAGGTTTTGAGGGTGATAAACGTGCATGACATGGTTCCAACGGTTCCAGGGATAATAACGAACGAGAAGTTTCAGTTTCAGAAGTACATAGAAGACGCGTTGAGTTTTCCGTGGAGCTACGCGCATGTTGGTGTGGAACTTGCGTTGGATCATAGAGAGAGTCCGTTTTTGAAGGCGACGGGTGATTTAGGGTGCGCACATAACTTGGAGGCGCACCTGCACCTTGTTGATGGTTACCATGGGAAGAAGAGGAGGTTTAGGTTGGCTTCCAAGAGGGACATAGCGTTGGTGAATAAGAGTTGTGATTTCTTGAGGAGTGAGTATGGTGTGCCGCCGCACTGGCGACAGGACGAGAACAAGGGAATGGTCAGGAGCCGAGACGGGCGGTGGATCCTGCCCGAGCGGCCTAGGATGATGGCTCATCCACCGGACACGGCGCTTCATCTTGAGCAGGTCCTCAAGAGCCACCTTAATAATAGAGGTGCGCATATAGAAGCCACATAGTTTCAATGTATTTCTGGTTTATACATTTTATTGTTCTAAAATTCTCATATCATAAAGGAAAAGAACTAACTTATAGAAATTatcactattatatattatatatgtacactaaaatcagttactaaaattagttattagtataaatTACANNNNGACGCCAAATTGGGAATGTGGATTATGACTTGCATTCCATTACCTAATGGAATTAGCGAATCTCATCAAGTCATCATCACTAACAACTAGCCCCTAGATACAGAGTAGTGTGCCCTTGTACTCTTTATAATGTGTGTGTATATAAGTAGAAAGTACGTGGAACAAtgctttcttttaataatttaaataataagttaaaaaaaatttaattttaaaattaaattttaaattaaatagatataattcttattttaaataattaataaacctGAAATGTAGTTCCTTGCTGGCATTTTTTATTGTTCATCTAATAAAATAGGTATATAAATGAGATTACTTTTCATTACAAGTTGTGATTATCTTCTAGACCTCTATTATTTAatgtctatttttttaatttatttttataataaattttagctatttaaaaattgtttatttttatactttttaaattaaatattaattttaaagttttttgaCAAATTAAATAGCATTTTCAAACACCATAGCTATATTATCTATCTTTTAAGTCATAACTGCATTGTTCCCAATTTTTTTGGGTTGACAACATTATTGTTTCTTAATTATGTCTATATAGATTTGGGGTTAGTGATACTTGATGAAACCCATTTTTTGGagtcaaatataaaaatcttCTATGAAAACTTAAATTTATACACCTGCAGTATAAATTGATGACATATATGGATTTGTATGAGACCATATCCGATCAAATTGACTTTGGTGCTTTATATGCCAACTTCTTGGGGTCATATATAAAACTTTGAGAATTTAGTTGTATATGGATATCTGATTACCATAAAAGGGCAACCCGGTGCACAAGCGTCCCGCGTTTAACGCAGGGTCCGGGAAAGGGCCGCAACCAAGGTTGTAATGTACGCAGCCTAACCTGATAATTATATCAGTGGCTGTTTCCACGGCTTGAACCCGTGACCTTGAGGTCACGTGGAGACAACTCATCCGCTGCTCCGAGGCTCCCCTTCGGATATCTGATTACCATaaaggaattaataaattatcatccatatatatatatatatataattgaatataatatattaaaattaaactcaaattttaaactctaaatcTCATTTGCTTTTAGCTAATCTTGAATCGTAAGCTATTTAAATTCTGTTTTTAAGCtgaataaatgaataatatatctTATTCTAGATGCTTTTGATAGAAAAAGAGACTTTTTAATGAATTGAATCTCAATCACCCCTGTATAGCTAGCAagcgaaaattaaataatatgttaataaataatatgCTAAAGTTGTAATTTGAATATACCTGACTGATATCGAACATTATCACCTATATATGTATGGCATTTAGTATAGGAGTGATGTCAAATACAACGTAAACGAAATCACACAAAAAACAGTgggaaaaaaattgaatacaaCGAAATGCATGAGTGGGAATGGAATAACAGGAAACAACTGCGTTCATGTTCTTGTATTTGTTCATCTGGATTTGGAGTGTGGTATAGATTATCTACTAATGATGAATCATCCTTGTTAGATTAAAACAATACCAAATATACGTCTCACATTTTTATTCTTTCACGAAATTAAATGAAGAAATAAATGAactcttaatttaatttgttttttttattttggttaattttgttAAGTACTTATTTTAATCTATGATTGGAATGGAGCATCTACCGCACTGTTATTATGCTTCATTCGGCCTTCATCACTAGCTGGTTGTTGGGACCAAAAGGAGacaatatctattttaatttatgacaAGACAACTAGAATAAATGGATTCTAATTACACTATTGGAATACCTGTTAAATGCGATTAAATAGTTCATAATAGAAAATATAACGTTAACATGTATTCTATAACCACCTAGTTTaagaatatcataaaaaatgttttattaaaaatatatattttatattttaatgcattgaattattaaaaattaaaattattttattattatactctTAAAATATATCGCTAGAAAAAAATAGCTAAAAATCAGTAAAAAGTTCCCAccaaatttatgaataaaataattaaaacctcTCTCAGTGATTAACGtataattttctatgttttttgcATAGACAAATTTGTCAATACATACCCTAATTGAAATTTCAACTTATTTAATCTACTTACCCACCACCTATAATTTAATTGCAAATTTCCATACCCAACAAAAATCTAATCTCATAAGTCCAAATCTCAAGTGTGATCAAATGTTAATTAGTATTCGGTCATAATAAGAAGCCAAATTAGAATTATTCAATAGTAGCAACAGAGTTTGGCAGGAAAAACTAACATCTACTACATTATCTCATTTTTTTGTACTTTTGTATCCTCCGTCACTAGGtttattcaattcaataagcacagttgttaattaattataagttgTAAGGTCCGTTTTATAGTGAGTTAATAAGAAGGTGCCATTTGACTCTGTTGTTGACGGGTGTGATGGTGTTTGAAATTTTCTCTGTTTcgtctcttttcttcttcactttGAACTGCtaatttttggtttattttattattattattattattacatactAGTGAATTGATGCTTTGCTTAGGCATGAATACTAATTTTAATCAATCAAGAGGAGGATATATTCCATCTCTTTTGTATAGTTTGATTAATTATTAAGGTGACtaaaaaagtgaagaacagagaaCCAATATGAAAATCCAacctttttcttgttccttctaGCATTTTGCACAACAAGATTATTATACTACAAATTATTCTCTGATTGGACACCTCTAACAGAAACTTTTCACTGTTGGTGCATGCAGGTTCTGAAACATTTCTGAAACTTTTCATATGGCTAATGCACATATTCAGGCATATGAGATTGATTCAGCTAGTGGAAGATATTGTATTGTTGAGAGAGTAGTGCACTTCTCTCTAGTCACAAAGATTTTGTGTTAAATATACCCAACAATGGAAACTCCATATAAGTAAATATAATTTCACTTTTTGTCCATTTCACacatatgcatttttttaaaaaaattatcctttttaattttttattttttcaaaatgttattAGGTGTGCAGATGAAAAACTATATGTGCCAAAATTCCAGGTttccagaaaaagaaaaaaaactctgAGTTTGGGAGTTGAGTTTATTCCTTTTTAAGTGAGCCTCGAGGACACTTTGAAAagtttgaaagaaaataaagaagttaattaattaaattctgaaTAATTACCCAAATCAATCGAGGATTTTAGAATTggacattttagtccccaaaaaaaattaatatacagattAATCTCCAAGGTTTTACTCCGTCAGATAAATCAGTCCCCAATTCATTTTTCGGCAGTgtaattacccaaatcagttcccaaagattttaaaaacggacattttagtccccaaGAAAAACTAATGTATAAATCAATCCCCAACGTTTCTCTCTGTTAGACATAATAGTCCTtcgtccaaaaataaaataaaataaaataattattattattaattgcacaataatattgtactatattttttgtattttttggacaaaaataatgataaatttattcattaaattcttatatatatatatatatattcactcaataataataataataatcataataatattagANNNNNNNNNNNNNNNNNNNNNNNNNNNNNNNNNNNNNNNNNNNNNNNNNNNNNNNNNNNNNNNNNNNNNNNNNNNNNNNNNNNNNNNNNNNNNNNNNNNNNNNNNNNNNNNNNNNNNNNNNNNNNNNNNNNNNNNNNNNNNNNNNNNNNNNNNNNNNNNNNNNNNNNNNNNNNNNNNNNNNNNNNNNNNNNNNNNNNNNNNNNNNNNNNNNNNNNNNNNNNNNNNNNNNNNNNNNNNNNNNNNNNNNNNNNNNNNNNNNNNNNNNNNNNNNNNNNNNNNNNNNNNNNNNNNNNNNNNNNNNNNNNNNNNNNNNNNNNNNNNNNNNNNNNNNNNNNNNNNNNNNNNNNNNNNNNNNNNNNNNNNNNNNNNNNNNNNNNNNNNNNNNNNNNNNNNNNNNNNNNNNNNNNNNNNNNNNNNNNNNNNNNNNNNNNNNNNNNNNNNNNNNNNNNNNNNNNNNNNNNNNNNNNNNNNNNNNNTctaatattattatgattattattattattattgagtgaatatatatatatatatataagaatttaatgaataaatttatcattatttttgtccaaaaaatacaaaaaatatagtacaatattattgtgcaattaataataataattattttattttatttttagacgGGAGACTATTATGTCTAATAGAGAGAAATGTTGGGGATTGATTTGTACATTAGTTTTTCTTAGGGACTAAAATGTccgtttttaaaatatttggggACTGATCTGGGTAATTACACTGCCAGAAAATAAACTGAGGACTGATTTGTCTGCCGGAATAAAGCCTTGGAgattaatttgtatattaatttttcttggggactaaaatgtccgATTCTAAAATTATCGGGAACTGATTTGGATAATTACTCTTAAATTCTACTAGTTCACGGTATTTtgtagataaaaatatttgatgttAAAGTTTGGAAATTACAAGTAAtcatatttgtcttttttttttacttttgtttatatttattaattattattgaaataaatattacacacataaaattataaatattaaattaaattaaataattttaaattattacctACCTAATATTACTCTTTCTAAAAACCTATGGTATTCTTCTTCCTGTGATATTTTATATACTCCTTACTAAAGgagtaattattaataaaaaagtataggtagataataaaaatactaaataatatgaataatggATATATTGAATATTCAATTTAATAGGTAtgttgattatttttaattagaaggttatttcttttaattcgatttattcaTACCCAGTTAACAATGATGGGATGTTAAATTCACAAGGTGTGCAAATATTatcctaatattaaaatttaagaggTAATTTGGGGtggagtatttttttattttagtttattagatcaattttaaaatttattattcatattgtttATAAAAATCATTGTCTATCTAGTAAAACTGATTATTAATGGGTGATTAGTCACATAAATTTTTACATCTATGagatgaaaataattaaaaattattaaataatttattgtatTCAACTAATTTGTTTAATATAAAGGAAATTCTATGGTACCATGTGATGCTCTCATTAGGTATTGCACTGTAAAATTGGTGTGTGTGAAAAATGTGTCTGTTTTATGTTGTTTATCACATTATCGTGACGGAGTCAACTATCCCATTTCTGCTCTTTAAATGACGTATGTTTAGGTTATTCTGTAACGTAGGAGAATTAAACCACAAAAGCTGAGAGTTGGGGCTTGGTGTTAGGTGTGCTGGGTAGTTTTCACATAATGCTAATTAATTAGGCCTGATGAAGAAAGGCTGATATTaaccaagaggagaaaaaaaggaaaatccATTGTTAAATGGTTTTTTTTTCGTTTGTtgaccaagaaaaaaaagaataatttccATAAAAAGGACATCTgatattgataattaaaatccTTTTTGATAATAATATTGATGGTTCTAGTTGAACTTGAGAAGGAGGTTGAATAAAGTTggcttaaaatttaaagtttcaaaTTCTGTTAAGCTGTTGCTCGAGTTGCAGGAGATTATTTGAAATTATCTCATACGCAGAACATGAAAAGAGCAGGGAAGAAAGAATGAGACCaacatgtatcctggttcggattCTTTGTGCAATGAATCCTACATCTAGTCTCTACCACAAACCATGGTGGAATTTCCACTAATCATTCACaaattacatacaccaatactATTGAATTTTTCCCTAATTCAACTAGTATCTACCCCTTAAGCTTTTATCGCCAAAGCTTAGCTTCCCATAGTGCTGTCCCAATTAGAAAGGGAAATCATCCAGATTCATTTTTCCAAGTGCTAACCTAACTTGGTAAAGGAAACTAATCCTAGTTCAAAAaccaaaatcacataaaaaatcAGTGGCGCTTTTGCATCACTCTTGCCTTTTCACTCATTGGCTTTTCAACCTCACAAGATTAGCCTTTtctcaaaacaaaaaatgacACAAGATAGTCATAACACAAAGATCAGAAATTAAGCTTGAGTAGAAGAAAGAGATTCCAGCTCTGTGTTAGAGATGGTGCtctgagtgtgtgtgtgtgttcgCTCTTTCTTGCTTTGAAATGATGGAATGAAACTTGTTATATATCTTCAGCTTGCCTTCATTTTGCCTCTTCTATTTTCCTGTATCAGCTGCTCGTTGGAGCTGTCATAGCTGGCTGTAGTCCTTCTTCACCATGCTCCACTACCTCTGCTGGATGAGGAGCTCGACCACTACATCTGCTGTTCTTTGGTTGACCTTCTTCCTTGGCATGctctcctttttcatttttctctatttttctgcTGCTGCTGCTCTGTGCTCTTTGCTCGTTTGTGTTTTACTCAACTATAATTCTAGTATTGCTCAACTGATGTCCTTGGGTTAGTGGTTGTCCTAGTAtccttttttacttttatagAGCCACACTTGTCCTTGTATGATACAGTTGTACTCCTCTAACATTTAGCAAAACATATAACCATTTTATTTATGAACGTTGATGTGAGGATGAACTTTGGCTCTTTTGCATTGCTGAATCACTTGCTGGATTTGGGCTGAAACAATATAAACTTGGATATATGGGCTTGCATCACTAAACACTCACATTAAACTATATTGGACTTTTCACccaaaataatgtttgtcatcataacttaaccaaaaatCAAACTAAACTCAACAAATACCATATATAATGATTAAGTATATTtatcataatttaaaatatttaataatatttttaattttcacaaGTTTGAAAAAAACTTTTCTCAAACATTTAATagtttagaataattttataatttagtctCTTTAATTGtggaaaaatattatatttaatttgaactctatagaattaaaaaaattaatatgggttaataatatatattatttttaaaatgatcaCAAAGAATTATTATACAACATACTATGGATTATTAATCTATCACATCCTGCagctttatttttgttttatttataaattttacggttaaaattaatgaataattgtaattataaattagtgatatatttatttacatgataAAATCATATAAGTATGCATATATGTGCATAATAAACTTGTTAGTATGTATTAAATTGAGGAAATTATTATAAATGagcatatataaatttaattaattagggTAATAAAATTGAGACATAGCATGTGTAGCAAAGAGGTTggatttaggatttgaaaaagGTCACGTAAGAGCTATTTTGGACCTACCagcttttgtttttttggtCAGAGAACTACCAGTTTTTTAAGATGCAGAATTACCAAACTTCCTTGGTCTTTCAACTTAATCCATCAAAGTTCAACTAGTCCAACCCAAAAGCTATGGCCCAATAAAGCCAATAACTGTGTCCTGTCCAACTTAGCCTTTAATATAAAGACTTTATTAATCTTAATTTATGACGGACACTTTGCTGAGTTGTTGTGTTTGCGTGTTGGATACATTTTGGACACGACACTCATCGATACTTAAGTTCCGTTTGGTTGATGTATTTGATGAGACATAGACACAGAGACACAGAC
The genomic region above belongs to Arachis duranensis cultivar V14167 chromosome 3, aradu.V14167.gnm2.J7QH, whole genome shotgun sequence and contains:
- the LOC107477291 gene encoding phospholipase A1-Igamma3, chloroplastic, with product MPYMASFLVSPIHNHPTTTFPCLILHPTTPIFHNPLSLQNNKLSLPQSFIKCSISSLRPRDQEYLHQKSREEEEEEELEEEILLSHEPPLNQVWKQIQGSNDWEGLLDPMNPHLRREIIRCGELAQACYDSFDFDPHSKYCGTCKYHPSHFFEKLLMEEKGYTISRYLYATSNINLPNFFQKSSMASVWSPHANWMGYVAVSTDEDEIQRLGRRDIVIAWRGTVTYIEWIYDLKDILTPANFTNDPTIKIESGFYDLYTKKEDACSYCSFSAREQILSEVKRLVQYYKDEELSITITGHSLGAALAVLSAYDIAELKLNVIENGDVTAKIPVTVFSFAGPRVGNLKFKERCEELGVKVLRVINVHDMVPTVPGIITNEKFQFQKYIEDALSFPWSYAHVGVELALDHRESPFLKATGDLGCAHNLEAHLHLVDGYHGKKRRFRLASKRDIALVNKSCDFLRSEYGVPPHWRQDENKGMVRSRDGRWILPERPRMMAHPPDTALHLEQVLKSHLNNRGAHIEAT